A single Saccopteryx bilineata isolate mSacBil1 chromosome 9, mSacBil1_pri_phased_curated, whole genome shotgun sequence DNA region contains:
- the SERTAD3 gene encoding SERTA domain-containing protein 3 isoform X2 translates to MVGGLKRKHSDLEEEEEDEKWGWGPAGLRSYQQALLRISLDKVQRSLGPRAPSLRRELETSMDETETPQNLVAPPGPQNEVLPQPDPVFLEALSSRYLGDSSLDDFFLDIDTSTVEKEPVLAPPEPPHLFCAPGSWEWNELDHIMEIILGS, encoded by the exons ATGGTAGGAGGCTTGAAGAGGAAACACTCTGActtggaagaggaagaggaggatgagaAGTGGGGCTGGGGTCCAGCAGGCCTGCGAAGCTACCAGCAAGCCCTGCTCCGCATCTCCCTAGACAAAGTCCAGCGAAGCCTGGGCCCTCGAGCACCCAGCCTCCGCAG GGAGCTGGAGACTTCCATGGACGAGACGGAGACTCCTCAGAATCTAGTGGCTCCCCCAGGCCCTCAGAATGAAGTGCTACCCCAGCCTGATCCAGTCTTCTTAGAAGCTCTGAGCTCCCGGTACTTGGGGGACTCAAGTCTGGATGACTTCTTTCTGGACATTGACACATCCACAGTGGAGAAGGAGCCTGTGCTGGCCCCACCTGAGCCTCCTCACCTCTTCTGTGCCCCTGGGTCCTGGGAGTGGAATGAACTAGATCACATCATGGAAATAATTCTGGGATCCTAA
- the SERTAD3 gene encoding SERTA domain-containing protein 3 isoform X1 codes for MVGGLKRKHSDLEEEEEDEKWGWGPAGLRSYQQALLRISLDKVQRSLGPRAPSLRRHVLIHNTLQQLQAALCLAPAPTLPPEPLFLGEEDFSLSTTIGSILRELETSMDETETPQNLVAPPGPQNEVLPQPDPVFLEALSSRYLGDSSLDDFFLDIDTSTVEKEPVLAPPEPPHLFCAPGSWEWNELDHIMEIILGS; via the coding sequence ATGGTAGGAGGCTTGAAGAGGAAACACTCTGActtggaagaggaagaggaggatgagaAGTGGGGCTGGGGTCCAGCAGGCCTGCGAAGCTACCAGCAAGCCCTGCTCCGCATCTCCCTAGACAAAGTCCAGCGAAGCCTGGGCCCTCGAGCACCCAGCCTCCGCAGGCATGTCCTCATCCACAATACCCTACAGCAGCTCCAGGCCGCACTTTGCCTTGCTCCAGCACCCACCCTCCCCCCTGAGCCCCTCTTTTTGGGTGAGGAGGACTTCTCCTTGTCAACAACCATTGGCTCTATTCTCAGGGAGCTGGAGACTTCCATGGACGAGACGGAGACTCCTCAGAATCTAGTGGCTCCCCCAGGCCCTCAGAATGAAGTGCTACCCCAGCCTGATCCAGTCTTCTTAGAAGCTCTGAGCTCCCGGTACTTGGGGGACTCAAGTCTGGATGACTTCTTTCTGGACATTGACACATCCACAGTGGAGAAGGAGCCTGTGCTGGCCCCACCTGAGCCTCCTCACCTCTTCTGTGCCCCTGGGTCCTGGGAGTGGAATGAACTAGATCACATCATGGAAATAATTCTGGGATCCTAA